The Thermoanaerobaculia bacterium genome contains a region encoding:
- a CDS encoding PspC domain-containing protein, whose amino-acid sequence MADRLYRSRTERVLFGVCGGLGEYLNLDPTLFRVLFIILTFTGGIGVIAYLALALIAPLEKTRSQDSKEVIRENMGEMGDAARSAAASVKKSLKRKQPSKETGETEPGPIPESPFMEDEKVVPPTETSIRSRRLVVAFSLIVVGILLLAHNLGWIWWLDWDIVLPLAVIAAGIGLLIRR is encoded by the coding sequence ATGGCAGATCGACTCTATCGCAGCAGAACAGAACGGGTTCTTTTCGGAGTTTGTGGCGGCCTGGGGGAATACCTGAACCTGGACCCTACTCTCTTTCGGGTATTGTTCATTATTTTAACCTTTACGGGAGGAATCGGCGTGATTGCCTACCTGGCCCTGGCCCTGATCGCGCCCCTTGAAAAGACCAGAAGCCAGGATTCAAAAGAGGTAATCCGTGAAAATATGGGGGAAATGGGAGACGCCGCACGAAGCGCGGCGGCGAGCGTAAAAAAGTCCCTGAAGCGAAAACAACCGTCGAAAGAGACTGGAGAAACAGAGCCTGGTCCAATACCGGAATCTCCCTTCATGGAAGATGAAAAAGTAGTGCCTCCAACCGAGACATCCATCCGGTCCCGCCGCCTTGTTGTTGCATTTTCCCTTATAGTTGTGGGAATCTTATTACTGGCTCACAATCTCGGATGGATCTGGTGGCTGGATTGGGACATCGTTCTTCCCCTGGCGGTAATCGCAGCCGGCATCGGCCTCCTCATCCGCCGATAA